Sequence from the Christiangramia fulva genome:
TGAAAATAATATACTTAGACAAGAGACAATAAAAGTCAACAATAGAAGTAAGCAAAATGAAAAATATACTCGTCATAAATTCAGGAAGTTCTTCCCTGAAATTTCAACTTATACAAATGCCTTCGGAAAAGGTACTGGCCTCCGGACTGGTAGAAAGAATAGGACTGGATGGTGCCAAAATACACTACAAGACTGAAGATTCTACCACTTCCAGAGAACTGGAAATCCCTGATCATGGCGCAGCCTTAAAAAAGGTGACCGATTTGCTGATGAATAAAGAAAGCGGAGTGATTGAAACTTCCGAAGATATCGATGCTATCGGCCATCGCGTGGTGCATGGCGGAAATACTTTCTCGAAGACCATCGTAATAGACGAAGAAGTGAAAAAGGCTGTAAAAAATCTATTTTCCCTGGCACCGCTCCACAATCCGCACAACCTGAAGGGAATTGAGGTAGCAGAAAAATTGTTCCCCAACGCAACACAGGTGGCGGTTTTTGATACCGCCTTTCACAGCACTATTCCGTCTAAAGCTAAACAATATGCTATCCCAACTGAATTTTATAAGGATAATCATATACAGGTGTATGGTTTTCACGGCACCAGCCATAAATATGTATCAGAGCAGGCGGTAAAATACCTGAAAAAAGAACATTCCAGGATCATCAGTATCCATCTTGGCAACGGCTGCAGCATTACTGCTGTTAAAGATGGAAAAAGTGTGGATCATTCACTCGGTTTCGGACCGGTTAACGGTCTCATTATGGGAACCCGAAGCGGAGACATAGACCAATCGGTTATTTTTTATATGGTGGAACACCTGGGCTATTCTACCAGGGAGGTGAGCGATATTCTTCATCACAAAAGCGGAATGTACGGCCTTACCGGGTATAGCGATCTCAGGGATATTCAGCAAAAAGCTGCAGAGGGTGATAAGCAATGCCAGCTTGCCCTAAATATGAATGCCTACCGCATCAAAAAATATATCGGTGCTTATGCCGCAGCTATGAATGGCCTGGATGCGATTGTTTTTACCGCGGGAATTGGGGAAAACAGCGATGTGATAAGAGAGCTTGTTTGCGAGGATATGGAATACCTGGGGATCGAAATTGATTCTGAAAAGAACTCCCAGCGTTCCCGGGACCTCAGGACAATAAGCACCGAAAATTCTAAAGTCAAGATCCTGGTGATCCCTACGAACGAAGAACTGGAAATTGCAAAGCAGGTGGAAGAATTGGTAGATGGAAATTAATAATACAAAATGACTTCCCGGCAAATTCCAAAAGAGGAGTAAGAA
This genomic interval carries:
- a CDS encoding acetate/propionate family kinase; its protein translation is MKNILVINSGSSSLKFQLIQMPSEKVLASGLVERIGLDGAKIHYKTEDSTTSRELEIPDHGAALKKVTDLLMNKESGVIETSEDIDAIGHRVVHGGNTFSKTIVIDEEVKKAVKNLFSLAPLHNPHNLKGIEVAEKLFPNATQVAVFDTAFHSTIPSKAKQYAIPTEFYKDNHIQVYGFHGTSHKYVSEQAVKYLKKEHSRIISIHLGNGCSITAVKDGKSVDHSLGFGPVNGLIMGTRSGDIDQSVIFYMVEHLGYSTREVSDILHHKSGMYGLTGYSDLRDIQQKAAEGDKQCQLALNMNAYRIKKYIGAYAAAMNGLDAIVFTAGIGENSDVIRELVCEDMEYLGIEIDSEKNSQRSRDLRTISTENSKVKILVIPTNEELEIAKQVEELVDGN